The Haemorhous mexicanus isolate bHaeMex1 chromosome 5, bHaeMex1.pri, whole genome shotgun sequence genome contains a region encoding:
- the LOC132328020 gene encoding LOW QUALITY PROTEIN: dynein axonemal intermediate chain 7-like (The sequence of the model RefSeq protein was modified relative to this genomic sequence to represent the inferred CDS: substituted 1 base at 1 genomic stop codon) gives MALPAPLGRKNHPKTTVLLRHDLIPTSSAGKTSAQGNVGEFGHPLNSCCLLNFPEEEALLQEEPGGREEAPQVVDLEQLVPVGGVYHISALQLPPQAQDVGNWTMVELLDVGLEVYPYSPGQAEDGTREAVXITLGLPDNVIYFKVPVVARWDPAGQWWRTDGISKITYEAEEKSITFSMGDFHTVALLQDAHLNLPYQAWELHPAGVDEGLFTVTAVFATIQTQIKDNQCMLSSVVVEEEEVLSHITGKWMSPFALRAALKRAGVNIFPAEYSPKYVPVPRKAALAEVKAYEQMALLAAAFAFAHSKWNGEAGPEQVVFKVSEHLTAGSAKGNHWYLLMFNGEKVQHLKLTETSEAFSEKLEDESEFHSTLYHMVKDSASNKAMDKVERAGFLFIDSVYQLLLATRVLAYS, from the exons ATGGCCCTGCCAGCACCCCTGGGGAGGAAGAACCATCCAAAAACCACGGTGCTGCTACGGCACG ACCTTATTCCCACTTCCAGCGCAGGGAAAACCTCGGCACAGGGCAATGTCGGGGAGTTTGGGCACCCACTGAACTCCTGCTGTCTGCTGAACTTTCCAGAAGAGgaggccctgctgcaggaggagccagGAGGCAGAGAAGAGGCACCACAAGTTGTGGATTTGGAGCAGCTGGTGCCCGTGGGGGGTGTGTACCACATCTCTGCCTTGCAGCTGCCACCCCAGGCCCAGGACGTCGGGAACTGGACCATGGTGGAG CTGCTGGATGTTGGATTAGAGGTGTATCCATAttccccaggacaggctgaagATGGCACACGGGAAGCAGTGTAGATAACCCTGGGGCTCCCTGAtaatgtgatttattttaaagtgcCTGTGGTAGCCCGATGGGATCCTGCAG GCCAGTGGTGGAGAACTGATGGCATCAGCAAGATAACCtatgaagcagaagaaaagagcaTCACCTTTAGTATGGGTGACTTTCATACAGTAGCCCTTCTTCAGGATGCTCACCTGAACCTGCCCTATCAGGCCTGGGAATTGCATCCTGCTGGTGTGGATGAAGGACTCTTCACAGTTACTGCAGTCTTTGCAACCATTCAGACACAAATTAAG GATAATCAGTGTATGTTGTCTTCAGTAGtggtggaagaggaggaggtgcttTCCCACATCACAGGAAAATGGATGAGTCCTTTTGCCCTCAGAGCAGCTTTGAAAAGAGCTGGAGTGAACATTTTCCCAGCAGAGTACTCTCCCAAGtatgtccctgtgcccaggaag gctgccctggcagaAGTGAAGGCCTATGAACAGATGGCTCTGCTtgcagctgcttttgcttttgctcaCAGCAAGTGGAATGGAGAAGCAGGGCCAGAGCAAGTTGTGTTCAAG GTGAGTGAACATCTCACTGCAGGTTCTGCCAAAGGCAACCACTGGTATCTTCTGATGTTCAATGGTGAGAAAGTGCAACACCTCAAGCTCACTGAAACCAGTGAAGCTTTTTCAGAAAAGCTGGAAGATGAGTCTGAATTTCACTCCACACTCTACCATATGGTCAAGGATTCTGCCAGCAACAAAGCCATGGATAAAGTGGAAAGAGCTGGCTTCCTGTTCATTGATTCTGTGTATCAGCTGCTCCTTGCTACCAGAGTCTTAGCATACTCTTAG
- the IRAG2 gene encoding inositol 1,4,5-triphosphate receptor associated 2 isoform X1: MMDSSLAEIDHEETTPPATLITSSDHLTSAQEALASSVEGTAPLLDCLVMEERSSKGLHERGEDVPTSMAMETHSNKEPAAPVAGSSQIKRESSLDMEEHKPVFQNVLKQDQEVDQEKKNNKERSEEAPAVVPSRKGSSPTAGGIKGDKTKQNEPDSPNEKEVEAEFLRLSLGFKCDLFTLDKRVKLEERSRDLAEENLKKEITNAVNMLEALVPLCEEDNQAQEIIKKLQKSLQFLSQYAARVASRAEMLGAINQESRVSKAVEVMIQHVENLKRMYAKEHAELEELKQVLLQNERSFSSLGERDESINKKLPGPFNFKPSSALRRVSIATVPRSVGNAGIGVPLAQFHEPDGDERSDRFSRRSSSWGRLGVKQNEKRPSLQRFLSTYSWAEYEEEPFETKNEQLESPAEVQEQPTRKESVSEKGKYQSKRTLESMYNSISAWASHLKASFCNANKTLWVSVSILVLLAALTSFLMGLSLQRPADAAPVGTGDSWRLLQQLLWPYTGLQHHGPPPV; encoded by the exons aTCGACCATGAGGAGACAACACCACCAGCCACGCTGATCACATCCAG TGATCACTTAACATCAGCCCAAGAAGCTCTTGCATCCTCAGTGGAAGGCACAGCACCGCTACTGG ACTGCCTTGTTATGGAGGAAAGATCATCCAAGGGCTTACATGAGAGAGGGGAAGATGTGCCAACATCCATGGCAATGGAGACACACAGCAATAAGGagccagctgctcctgtggcag GATCAAGTCAGATCAAGAGGGAATCCTCCCTGGACATGGAAGAACACAAGCCTGtgtttcaaaatgttttgaaacaAGACCAG GAAGTggaccaggaaaagaaaaataataaagagcGGAGTGAGGAAGCTCCAGCTGTGGTTCCCAGCAGGAAAG GGAGTTCACCCACTGCAGGTGGCATTAAAGGAGATAAAACCAAGCAAAATGAGCC TGACTCTCCAAATGAGAAGGAAGTAGAG GCTGAATTTCTGAGGCTGTCTTTAGGTTTTAAGTGTGACTTGTTTACCTTGGACAAAAGAGTGAAGCTTGAAGAGAGGTCCCGAGACCTGGCTgaagaaaacttgaaaaaggAGATCACAAATGCTGTGAATATGTTAGAG GCATTAGTTCCTTTGTGTGAAGAAGATAACCAGGCACAGGAGATCATTaagaagctgcagaaaagcCTGCAGTTCCTTAGCCAATATGCAGCTCGAgttgccagcagagcagagatgtTGGGAGCTATTAATCAG gagAGCCGGGTGAGCAAGGCTGTGGAGGTGATGATCCAGCACGTGGAGAATCTGAAGCGCATGTACGCCAAAGAGCACGCCGAGCTCGAGGAGCTCAAGCAGGTCCTGCTCCAGAACGAGAGGTCCTTCAGCTCCCTTGGAGAGAGAG ATGAATCTATAAATAAGAAGCTGCCAGGTCCTTTTAACTTTAAG CCCTCGTCAGCCCTGAGGAGAGTTAGCATTGCAACAGTGCCCAGGAGTGTTGGGAATGCAGGGATTGGGGTGCCACTG GCCCAGTTCCATGAACCTGATGGGGATGAACGGAGTGACAGATTCAGCAGGAGATCAAGCAGTTG GGGCAGGCTAGGGGTGAAGCAGAATGAGAAGCGTCCTTCGCTGCAAAGGTTCCTCAGCACCTATTCCTGGGCAGAGTATGAAGAGGAGCCTTTTGAAACCAA GAATGAGCAGTTGGAATCACCTGCTGAAGTACAGGAACAACCAACTAGGAAGGAAAGTGtctctgaaaaaggaaaataccaaTCCAAACGGACCCTGGAGTCAAT GTACAATTCGATATCAGCGTGGGCGTCCCACTTGAAGGCTTCTTTTTGCAACGCCAACAAAACCCTCTGGGTGTCCGTGTCtatcctggtcctgctggctgctctcaccAGTTTCCTgatggggctgtccctgcagaggccAGCAGATGCAGCCcctgtgggcactggggacTCCTGGAggttgctgcagcagctgctgtggcccTACACAGGACTGCAGCACCACGGCCCTCCCCCAGTATAA
- the IRAG2 gene encoding inositol 1,4,5-triphosphate receptor associated 2 isoform X3 — MMDSSLAEIDHEETTPPATLITSSDHLTSAQEALASSVEGTAPLLGSSQIKRESSLDMEEHKPVFQNVLKQDQEVDQEKKNNKERSEEAPAVVPSRKGSSPTAGGIKGDKTKQNEPDSPNEKEVEAEFLRLSLGFKCDLFTLDKRVKLEERSRDLAEENLKKEITNAVNMLEALVPLCEEDNQAQEIIKKLQKSLQFLSQYAARVASRAEMLGAINQESRVSKAVEVMIQHVENLKRMYAKEHAELEELKQVLLQNERSFSSLGERDESINKKLPGPFNFKPSSALRRVSIATVPRSVGNAGIGVPLAQFHEPDGDERSDRFSRRSSSWGRLGVKQNEKRPSLQRFLSTYSWAEYEEEPFETKNEQLESPAEVQEQPTRKESVSEKGKYQSKRTLESMYNSISAWASHLKASFCNANKTLWVSVSILVLLAALTSFLMGLSLQRPADAAPVGTGDSWRLLQQLLWPYTGLQHHGPPPV; from the exons aTCGACCATGAGGAGACAACACCACCAGCCACGCTGATCACATCCAG TGATCACTTAACATCAGCCCAAGAAGCTCTTGCATCCTCAGTGGAAGGCACAGCACCGCTACTGG GATCAAGTCAGATCAAGAGGGAATCCTCCCTGGACATGGAAGAACACAAGCCTGtgtttcaaaatgttttgaaacaAGACCAG GAAGTggaccaggaaaagaaaaataataaagagcGGAGTGAGGAAGCTCCAGCTGTGGTTCCCAGCAGGAAAG GGAGTTCACCCACTGCAGGTGGCATTAAAGGAGATAAAACCAAGCAAAATGAGCC TGACTCTCCAAATGAGAAGGAAGTAGAG GCTGAATTTCTGAGGCTGTCTTTAGGTTTTAAGTGTGACTTGTTTACCTTGGACAAAAGAGTGAAGCTTGAAGAGAGGTCCCGAGACCTGGCTgaagaaaacttgaaaaaggAGATCACAAATGCTGTGAATATGTTAGAG GCATTAGTTCCTTTGTGTGAAGAAGATAACCAGGCACAGGAGATCATTaagaagctgcagaaaagcCTGCAGTTCCTTAGCCAATATGCAGCTCGAgttgccagcagagcagagatgtTGGGAGCTATTAATCAG gagAGCCGGGTGAGCAAGGCTGTGGAGGTGATGATCCAGCACGTGGAGAATCTGAAGCGCATGTACGCCAAAGAGCACGCCGAGCTCGAGGAGCTCAAGCAGGTCCTGCTCCAGAACGAGAGGTCCTTCAGCTCCCTTGGAGAGAGAG ATGAATCTATAAATAAGAAGCTGCCAGGTCCTTTTAACTTTAAG CCCTCGTCAGCCCTGAGGAGAGTTAGCATTGCAACAGTGCCCAGGAGTGTTGGGAATGCAGGGATTGGGGTGCCACTG GCCCAGTTCCATGAACCTGATGGGGATGAACGGAGTGACAGATTCAGCAGGAGATCAAGCAGTTG GGGCAGGCTAGGGGTGAAGCAGAATGAGAAGCGTCCTTCGCTGCAAAGGTTCCTCAGCACCTATTCCTGGGCAGAGTATGAAGAGGAGCCTTTTGAAACCAA GAATGAGCAGTTGGAATCACCTGCTGAAGTACAGGAACAACCAACTAGGAAGGAAAGTGtctctgaaaaaggaaaataccaaTCCAAACGGACCCTGGAGTCAAT GTACAATTCGATATCAGCGTGGGCGTCCCACTTGAAGGCTTCTTTTTGCAACGCCAACAAAACCCTCTGGGTGTCCGTGTCtatcctggtcctgctggctgctctcaccAGTTTCCTgatggggctgtccctgcagaggccAGCAGATGCAGCCcctgtgggcactggggacTCCTGGAggttgctgcagcagctgctgtggcccTACACAGGACTGCAGCACCACGGCCCTCCCCCAGTATAA
- the IRAG2 gene encoding inositol 1,4,5-triphosphate receptor associated 2 isoform X2 has protein sequence MMDSSLAEIDHEETTPPATLITSSDHLTSAQEALASSVEGTAPLLDCLVMEERSSKGLHERGEDVPTSMAMETHSNKEPAAPVAGSSQIKRESSLDMEEHKPVFQNVLKQDQEVDQEKKNNKERSEEAPAVVPSRKGSSPTAGGIKGDKTKQNEPDSPNEKEVEAEFLRLSLGFKCDLFTLDKRVKLEERSRDLAEENLKKEITNAVNMLEALVPLCEEDNQAQEIIKKLQKSLQFLSQYAARVASRAEMLGAINQESRVSKAVEVMIQHVENLKRMYAKEHAELEELKQVLLQNERSFSSLGERDESINKKLPGPFNFKAQFHEPDGDERSDRFSRRSSSWGRLGVKQNEKRPSLQRFLSTYSWAEYEEEPFETKNEQLESPAEVQEQPTRKESVSEKGKYQSKRTLESMYNSISAWASHLKASFCNANKTLWVSVSILVLLAALTSFLMGLSLQRPADAAPVGTGDSWRLLQQLLWPYTGLQHHGPPPV, from the exons aTCGACCATGAGGAGACAACACCACCAGCCACGCTGATCACATCCAG TGATCACTTAACATCAGCCCAAGAAGCTCTTGCATCCTCAGTGGAAGGCACAGCACCGCTACTGG ACTGCCTTGTTATGGAGGAAAGATCATCCAAGGGCTTACATGAGAGAGGGGAAGATGTGCCAACATCCATGGCAATGGAGACACACAGCAATAAGGagccagctgctcctgtggcag GATCAAGTCAGATCAAGAGGGAATCCTCCCTGGACATGGAAGAACACAAGCCTGtgtttcaaaatgttttgaaacaAGACCAG GAAGTggaccaggaaaagaaaaataataaagagcGGAGTGAGGAAGCTCCAGCTGTGGTTCCCAGCAGGAAAG GGAGTTCACCCACTGCAGGTGGCATTAAAGGAGATAAAACCAAGCAAAATGAGCC TGACTCTCCAAATGAGAAGGAAGTAGAG GCTGAATTTCTGAGGCTGTCTTTAGGTTTTAAGTGTGACTTGTTTACCTTGGACAAAAGAGTGAAGCTTGAAGAGAGGTCCCGAGACCTGGCTgaagaaaacttgaaaaaggAGATCACAAATGCTGTGAATATGTTAGAG GCATTAGTTCCTTTGTGTGAAGAAGATAACCAGGCACAGGAGATCATTaagaagctgcagaaaagcCTGCAGTTCCTTAGCCAATATGCAGCTCGAgttgccagcagagcagagatgtTGGGAGCTATTAATCAG gagAGCCGGGTGAGCAAGGCTGTGGAGGTGATGATCCAGCACGTGGAGAATCTGAAGCGCATGTACGCCAAAGAGCACGCCGAGCTCGAGGAGCTCAAGCAGGTCCTGCTCCAGAACGAGAGGTCCTTCAGCTCCCTTGGAGAGAGAG ATGAATCTATAAATAAGAAGCTGCCAGGTCCTTTTAACTTTAAG GCCCAGTTCCATGAACCTGATGGGGATGAACGGAGTGACAGATTCAGCAGGAGATCAAGCAGTTG GGGCAGGCTAGGGGTGAAGCAGAATGAGAAGCGTCCTTCGCTGCAAAGGTTCCTCAGCACCTATTCCTGGGCAGAGTATGAAGAGGAGCCTTTTGAAACCAA GAATGAGCAGTTGGAATCACCTGCTGAAGTACAGGAACAACCAACTAGGAAGGAAAGTGtctctgaaaaaggaaaataccaaTCCAAACGGACCCTGGAGTCAAT GTACAATTCGATATCAGCGTGGGCGTCCCACTTGAAGGCTTCTTTTTGCAACGCCAACAAAACCCTCTGGGTGTCCGTGTCtatcctggtcctgctggctgctctcaccAGTTTCCTgatggggctgtccctgcagaggccAGCAGATGCAGCCcctgtgggcactggggacTCCTGGAggttgctgcagcagctgctgtggcccTACACAGGACTGCAGCACCACGGCCCTCCCCCAGTATAA